In the Afipia sp. GAS231 genome, GTCTATGGCGACGAGGCGATCGAACGTTTCGGACTATGGGGCGGCGGCTGGATGACGCTGGCGCGGATATTGCGCTGCCAGCCCTGGGGAACTTCCGGGATCGATAACGTACCGCAGACGAGACCGCCGAACGCACGGTGGTATGCGCCATGGCGCTACGGACGCTGGCGCGGCGTCAACGCCTGATGCATTCGCATTGCTGACCCGCGTGGAACTTTGGTTCCCGTCGCACATTGTTTTGATGCTCCCGCAGGGAGGAAGCAAACAATGCGCTGGAAAATCAGCCACAGCCATGACCCCCGGCAGATCGACTTGCTGGCGATCCTTGTGTTGATCGTCGTGATCGTAGCCGCCTGGCGTTACTTCGGCGACAGACCCGAGCCACAGAATCCGACAGCCTTCATCGTGCCCAGCCAAAGCGTGCGATGGTAATTGCAGGCGCGATGGCAATCGAAGCGACGCGATCAGCGGCCGAACCAGAAGAAACCGTTTCTGGGCTGCGGCCCGACCGGCGCAGGCGGTCGCGGTTTCCGCGGGCGTGGCGGCGGTGATGGCGGCTCTGTCGACGAGGTCGCCGCGGGACTCGTGGTGCCGTCATCCGGTAGCCTGACCGACAGCAGCACATTCGATTCATGCGTCCGCCAGCGATAGCCGATGCCGAAATCGATGGGCTGCGCCCGCCGGAACAGTTCGGCGTAGGATTCCTGATAACGCCCCGGGAATTCGCTGATCGGTCCGGCGTAACGGCCGAACGGGAAGAACCGCCATTTCTTCGCGCTGTAATAAGTGAGCGGAATTCCGGAGTCGTCCTGGATGATGGTGGTGCTGTTGGCGAGCAGGAAATCGCGCGTCGTGGTGAAATTGCCGGAGTGCAGCAGATAGGACGCGCTCTTGATCAGGCTGTTGCCGGGCGCCAGCGTGGCGCAGAACTTCAGGAAGCCGCTCGCCCTGACGCCGGAATTGGAAAGGTCGGTCGAGAAATAATACAGAGTCTTTTCGGCTCCATCGGCGCCTGCAAACATGATGCGCGTCCCGCGCACCGCACTGGCCGGACCTTCGCCAACCGGATGAACCACGCCCTGATCGTCGATCGTCACCGGCGTGACCGACTTGAGCGTCTTGCCCGAGCGCGCCAGAAACACATAGAGCACCGGCAAGGTGCCGCTGATCTGGCCGGCATGCAGATCGACCTTCATCTGCTTGGTGATGAAGAAGCTGAAGCTCAGGATCGAACCCATCGAGTGTTCGACGTTGTAGAGCGCCGCACCGATGCCGCCGCGCGGCAATTTCGTCAGATCCGGCACCGAGCCCGGCGGTTCCAGCGCGGCCAGCACGTAGGTCGTCGCCTTGGGATAGAAGGCGTTGGCATAGAGAAAATCCGGTCCCGAGAACATGTAAAACATGGTCGGCCGCGGCGCCGCCAGGTTGGTGTCCGACCAGGCGCGAATTCTTGATATCTGGCGCTGCTCGAGCTGAGCGAAGGCTGAATCGAAGAATTTTGCGTGCCGCTGCCAGCTGGGGTCCTTGGTGAGCGGCATCAGCGGCGAGTCGGCCGACGGCATCATTCCGGCGAGAAATTTCGCGGTGTCGTCGATGCTTGCCGCGTCGGCGGCACGGCCGGAAGATACGGCCGCGAACAGGAACGCAGCGACCAGGGTTACAACTCGCACAGATTGCATCATGCTCATTCGCGACCCGGCACCGATGTCGCGGGCTCGCCTGCCCGCCGGCGGAAAACGGCGTAAATCAAAAGTGCTGAAAGCATGATCAAAATACCAAAGGCCGACTGCAATGGGCGCTGGGTCAAAAGATAGTACATCATGAAACCGGTCACGAGCAGGAAAACCGCTGGCGTCACCGGGTATCCCCAGGCGCGATAGGGCCGCGGCAGGTTCGGCTGCGTGATGCGCAGCTTGATGACGCCGAGCACGGTGAAGAACGAACAGAACAGCAGCGCAAACTGGATGAAGTCGAGCACGGCCTCGAAGCTGCGCGTAAACAGCATCAGCGTCGCGACGACAAGTTGAAACAGGATCGCGTAGGCCGGTGCGCCACCGGTCGACCTGACGGAAAACACCCGCAATATCGGAATGTCCTCGCCCATCGTCATCATCACGCGCGGTCCGATCCACATCATCGCGCTGATCGAGGAAATCAGCCCCAGGCAAATCATCGCGCCGACGATGCGGCCACCGAACGCGCCGAAAATGTGACTGCCTGAAATCCGGGCAACATCGAGTTGCCCCGCCAGTTCGCCGATCGGCGCGGTGTGCAGAAACACGGCATTGAGTGCGACATACAGCACCAGCACGATCAACGTCCCCGTCAGCATCGCGCGCGGCACGTTGCGCTCCGGCTGGTGCACCTCACCGATGATGTAGGTCGCGGCGTTCCAGCCGGAGAACGAATACATCACGAACACCAGGCTGATCGCGAACGGCGCGCTGGCGATATAGCTGAAGTCGGAAGCGGACGGCGCGAAGCTGACCGGCTGCGGCGTGCCGATCACGAATCCGCAGACCAGGAAGGCCACGATCAGCAACACCTTGAGGATGGTCGCGATCAACTGAAAGGTCGAGGAGTGGCGGACGCCGGTCAGTTGCACCAGCGACACCAGCCAGACCACGCCAACAGCAAGCAACAGCGGCGGCGCGTTGGGGAAGACCGATTTGCCGTATTCGCCGAACGCCATCGCGGCCAGCGCCACCGGCGCCGCGAAGCCGACAGTGGCCGACACCCAACCGGCCAGAAAACCGAAGGCCGGGTGATAGGCCCGGCCGAGAAAGTTGTACTCGCCGCTCGAGCGCGGAAACATCGCGCCGAGCTCCGAGTAGGAAAATACCCCGCACAGGGCGACCACGCCGCCGACGGTCCACAGCAACAGGATCGAAAAGCCGGACGGGATGTCCTTGACCTGGAATCCGAGGCTGGTGAAGACGCCGACGCCGATCATGTCGGCGACGACAATCGCGATCGCTACCAGGACCGAAACGGTCGAGCCGCTGCCGGGGAGCGGTCCGGTCAAAGCCGCGCTTCCCGTATCTGATGCCGCCATATCGGACCGTACCTTCAGTGCCGCACGCCTGAATGCCTTCATGGTGCAGGCTGCAGCCGCCCAATTCAAGCAGCGTTAACAATGATTTAAATCGAAGTCAGATTCGGTGTCTAAATACCTTTCGCCAAATTGTCGCCATGGCCGGCGCGGTGCGACTTTGCGAAAGGCGCGTGGCAGGCCCACAATCGCGACACGATTTCATGGTCTCCTTATGGCTTCCGGATGTGGGGAGTTTTTCCGGAAGCTTAACGTCGCCTAAACACGTACGAGGATACGCCGTTAACGGTTGATCTCTTGGGTAGTTCTTGGGGCAAGGGGTGGATGGTCGGAGCTAATCCGAAATTCCAGATTGCTGATCGTGCCTACCCGGCAGCTTTGCCGGGCACACGTCGTCATGCCCTGCCCGTACACCATGTCTTACCCGTTCGGCGGCACTGGCTTGCGATGGCTGCGTTGTTTGTGCCGCTGTCGTTCGTTCTGGTTCAATGCGGCAAGGCACCAAGCGCCGGCATGCTGGCGGCGAACTCGCAGGGCGCCGGCGACAGCTTCGATGAACGCTTCCCCAAGCCGCAATTCAACGACCGCTTCCCCACCGCGAACGAAAGCCTGACCCAGATTCAGAAGCAGGTCGCGCTCGCACCGCCCCAGCAGCGCACGGTTCGCACCGAGCCGATCCGGGTGGCATCGCTGAACCCGACCTTGACCCTTCCCAAGCCGACCGAGCGCGAAGAATTGACCACGCTGGTCAGCATGAAATCGTCCGCCTTCCCCTATTTCGGCAACAATCCGCGCTCTGACGCCCCGTTCCTCAATATCTCGAACGGCGAACGCAAGGGCCACCGCAGCTACGGTGGCCGGGTCTACTGGCAAAATGAGACCTACAACGACAACCGCGTGCTGGTACATGTCCCCGAGACGTTCGATGCCCGCAAGCCCGGCGTGATCGTGGTGTTCTTCCACGGCAACGGCGCGACGCTGGAGCGCGACGTTCGCGACCGGCAACTGGTTCCGCAGCAGATCTCGGATTCGGGCGTCAACGCCGTGTTGCTGGCGCCGCAGCTCGCGGTCGACGCCGCCGATTCCAGCGCCGGAAAATTCTGGGAGCCCGGCGGCTTCAAGCGCTTCATCGATGAGTCGGCCAGCCACCTCGCCCGTCTCTACGGCGATCCGAAGTCGGCGCAGACCTTCGCCAACATGCCGATCGTGATCATCGGCTACAGCGGCGGTTTCCTGCCGACCGCGTGGAGCCTTGAGGTCGGTGGCGTCTCCAACCGCGTCCGCGGCGTGTTCCTGCTCGACGCCGTTTACGGCGAACTGGACAAGTTCGCATCGTGGATCGAGAAAAACCGTTCCGGCTTCTTCGTCAGTTCCTACACCCGCTACACCAAGCCGCGCGACCGGGAGCTGATGGAGATGCTCCGCGGCAAGGGCATTACCGTCACCGAGAACATGGATGGACCGCTACGGCCCGGCAGCGTTGTGTTCGTGCAGACGCGCGACGGCGTCAGGCATCGTGATTACGTGACGCAAGCCTGGACGGAACATCCCGTCAAGGAAGTTCTGGCGAAGATGGCCGAACAGCCGGCGTTCACCAGAATGGCCAGCGCGCCGTCGCCTGCGAACCGGTAACCGGCGCCGCGCTGTCCTAACTCCCCCTACCCACGGTTTCGCGCGAAAAAGCTTCGCATAAAGATGTGATGTTGATGGTCGCGTGATTTGCGTCACGCCGCATTGTTCGGCGAACGCACGCGCCATAGGGTACGGCCATCAGGGGATGCAATTTCGGGGATGGGATTGCAGGAAGGCTTATACAAGGTTGAATTTCATACTGTTCATGGAACCGGCACCGGCGTGATTTACGCCATCAACGGCAAGCCCCGCGGCGGCAATTCGGCTTTCGCCTTTATCGGAAGCTATGCCGACAAGCCCGACGGCCTTCAAGCCAGGGTGACGACGCAACGCCACAATGCCGATCCGGCGTTCAAGCCGCTGTTCGGAACCGACATGATCACGCTGACGCTGAAGGGGGCGGAGGATGGCAGCATGGTGGACTTCGAAGGCGCTGCGCTGCAATTGCCCGGCGTTCGTTTCCGGGCGATCCTGACGCGGATATCGGACTAACTCCGATAACGGTTTTCGGGAAAGGTCACACCCGACCAATCGTTTCCTTCGGTTTGGTCAGGAACACCATCACCAGCGCCAGCACGACAAAGGCCGCCGCGACGTAGCCTGCCGCGTGCAGGAGGTCGTGCGCGTACAGAAAACCGCCGATCGCGGATCCGACGGCCTGGCCGACATAGAGCACCGACGTGTTGAGCGACACCGAGGCGGACGCAAGCTGTGGTGCCGCGCCGACCAGCCGCACCTGCTGCATCGAATTGGTCGAAGCAAAGCCCAGCCCCCAGATCGAAACCGCCGCCACCATCAACGGATAGATGCCGGCGCTAAGCGCCCACCCGGCGACACCGGCCAGCAGCAACACCGTGAACAATACCGATGTCTTCCAGGCGCCCCAGGAATCGACGATCCGGGTAGCGATCGCAATGCCGATGAAGCCGCACATGCCGTAGCCTGCGAACGCCAGGCTGATCGCGTCGGGTCCGGCACCGGTCAACTTAGCCAGCAGCGGCCCCATGAAGGTGAACACCACGAACTGCCCGGACATCTGCAACGTCGTGATCGAAAGCAACGATATGATCGTCCGGTTGCGGCCGACATCGGTCCATGTCTTGAGATCGACCGGCGACCCCATCAGTCCGCCCGGCAGGCGCCATGCCAGCAGCAGGAAGCTCAGGCAGCCGAGCACGCCAATGCCGCCATAGGTCGTGCGCCAGCCGTAACGGCTGGCGACGAACGTAATCAACGGCAGACCGATCGCCGCCGCGAGCGACCAGCCGAGAAAGATATAAGCGATGGTAGAGCCGCGCTTCTGCACCGGCACGATCAGGGCTGCGGTTCCCGCCGCCTGCGGCGTGTAGAGGGCGCCGACCGCCAGCATGATCAGGCGAAGCACCAGCAGGCTGCCATAGTCAGGCGCGAAAGCGGAGGCCGCATTGGTGAGCGCGAGCACCAGCAGCGTCACCGTGAGCAAGGTGCGGCGCTCGATCCTCGAGGTCAGCCATGCGGAGACCGGCGAGCCGATGCACAGCACCACCGCGCCAAAGGTAATCAGCAATCCGGCGGTCGTGACGCTGACGCCGAGACCGTCTGACAACTCCCTGAGCATGCCGGCCGGCGCCAGTACCGAGCAGCCGGTGACGATGTTGCCGAGCATCAATGCAGTGGGAGCGAAGCGTTTC is a window encoding:
- a CDS encoding GrlR family regulatory protein, producing the protein MGLQEGLYKVEFHTVHGTGTGVIYAINGKPRGGNSAFAFIGSYADKPDGLQARVTTQRHNADPAFKPLFGTDMITLTLKGAEDGSMVDFEGAALQLPGVRFRAILTRISD
- a CDS encoding APC family permease, with the translated sequence MAASDTGSAALTGPLPGSGSTVSVLVAIAIVVADMIGVGVFTSLGFQVKDIPSGFSILLLWTVGGVVALCGVFSYSELGAMFPRSSGEYNFLGRAYHPAFGFLAGWVSATVGFAAPVALAAMAFGEYGKSVFPNAPPLLLAVGVVWLVSLVQLTGVRHSSTFQLIATILKVLLIVAFLVCGFVIGTPQPVSFAPSASDFSYIASAPFAISLVFVMYSFSGWNAATYIIGEVHQPERNVPRAMLTGTLIVLVLYVALNAVFLHTAPIGELAGQLDVARISGSHIFGAFGGRIVGAMICLGLISSISAMMWIGPRVMMTMGEDIPILRVFSVRSTGGAPAYAILFQLVVATLMLFTRSFEAVLDFIQFALLFCSFFTVLGVIKLRITQPNLPRPYRAWGYPVTPAVFLLVTGFMMYYLLTQRPLQSAFGILIMLSALLIYAVFRRRAGEPATSVPGRE
- the yidD gene encoding membrane protein insertion efficiency factor YidD; the encoded protein is MSPADHPSSPHKLCTECASTVQRLPRNAGRALIWVYRHTLSPLVGYNCRHLPTCSVYGDEAIERFGLWGGGWMTLARILRCQPWGTSGIDNVPQTRPPNARWYAPWRYGRWRGVNA
- a CDS encoding alpha/beta hydrolase, which gives rise to MVGANPKFQIADRAYPAALPGTRRHALPVHHVLPVRRHWLAMAALFVPLSFVLVQCGKAPSAGMLAANSQGAGDSFDERFPKPQFNDRFPTANESLTQIQKQVALAPPQQRTVRTEPIRVASLNPTLTLPKPTEREELTTLVSMKSSAFPYFGNNPRSDAPFLNISNGERKGHRSYGGRVYWQNETYNDNRVLVHVPETFDARKPGVIVVFFHGNGATLERDVRDRQLVPQQISDSGVNAVLLAPQLAVDAADSSAGKFWEPGGFKRFIDESASHLARLYGDPKSAQTFANMPIVIIGYSGGFLPTAWSLEVGGVSNRVRGVFLLDAVYGELDKFASWIEKNRSGFFVSSYTRYTKPRDRELMEMLRGKGITVTENMDGPLRPGSVVFVQTRDGVRHRDYVTQAWTEHPVKEVLAKMAEQPAFTRMASAPSPANR
- a CDS encoding MFS transporter, giving the protein MHAVKRFAPTALMLGNIVTGCSVLAPAGMLRELSDGLGVSVTTAGLLITFGAVVLCIGSPVSAWLTSRIERRTLLTVTLLVLALTNAASAFAPDYGSLLVLRLIMLAVGALYTPQAAGTAALIVPVQKRGSTIAYIFLGWSLAAAIGLPLITFVASRYGWRTTYGGIGVLGCLSFLLLAWRLPGGLMGSPVDLKTWTDVGRNRTIISLLSITTLQMSGQFVVFTFMGPLLAKLTGAGPDAISLAFAGYGMCGFIGIAIATRIVDSWGAWKTSVLFTVLLLAGVAGWALSAGIYPLMVAAVSIWGLGFASTNSMQQVRLVGAAPQLASASVSLNTSVLYVGQAVGSAIGGFLYAHDLLHAAGYVAAAFVVLALVMVFLTKPKETIGRV